Proteins from a single region of Ogataea parapolymorpha DL-1 chromosome IV, whole genome shotgun sequence:
- a CDS encoding Flocculation suppression protein, producing MSSEEPVAVAKQDETKEIKDKETKNPNTSFIHKLYAMLEDHNLDHLIWWHSNQTSFYVLPSEEFTRVLSNYFKHANIASFIRQLNMYGFHKVNDNFNNETLTTTPPPSDQTGSRKGSNSSNNSSYVWEFKHSSGWFRQGNIEGLTQIKRRSFKNITSQKEVHSLKLPQTEGMKDAQNYVPYRYHPSSPGDLNDATMQEEMDMKARLTNSYVQQQMSTTMPPKELNYLELTGQYHDLLRAYDALTYRYKIVKEDLTKTNYDCVSLLDVLKDVVGLIPKEPANEMMTTKLLSELEKFKTNVLQRCAARDMAFKQVTNGLGHYGEGGSIFSDSHGSLAVPVHTPHTSISHIPQPPPRNSSATSSFHPYDQSQLPYKDIRYSGSSNRPRNLSVFDPLQPATPSMINTGPPPPPPGEQSPAILSQMHESDMSHQSAQQPMRRNSPAIMPFSGSPGPVRRSSPGPGNLPPPLIMQTLSGVPAESAKTRSSSANSLSYLQNTAPAPSGSPTSNLKRAGSVPSQPVAEEKRSSQTYSLSNPPRSIPSQMNQRSVHEHQQQQTAQQSRTNSSSSVSATSVPGFQNTSSTTVYSLLNPPKGRSEEHKREPEVPEESVKRIRTQ from the coding sequence ATGTCGTCAGAAGAGCCGGTGGCAGTGGCCAAACAGGATGAAACAAAAGAAATTAAGGATAAAGAAACCAAAAATCCTAACACTTCGTTCATTCACAAATTGTACGCAATGTTGGAAGACCACAACCTTGATCACCTTATATGGTGGCATTCGAACCAGACGTCTTTCTATGTTCTTCCTTCCGAAGAGTTTACAAGAGTATTAAGCAATTATTTCAAACATGCAAATATTGCTTCGTTTATACGGCAGCTGAACATGTACGGGTTTCATAAAGTGAACGATAACTTTAACAACGAGACGCTAACCACAACACCACCTCCGTCAGACCAGACGGGCTCTAGAAAAGGCTCTAACTCGTCGAACAATTCATCATATGTCTGGGAATTCAAACACTCATCTGGCTGGTTCAGACAAGGAAACATCGAGGGTCTAACTCAGATCAAGCGACGCTCGTTCAAAAATATTACCTCACAAAAGGAAGTTCACAGTTTGAAGCTTCCCCAGACGGAGGGAATGAAAGACGCCCAAAATTACGTGCCATATAGGTACCATCCAAGTAGTCCGGGAGATCTGAACGACGCAACGATGCAAGAAGAAATGGATATGAAAGCTAGACTTACCAACTCTTATGTGCAACAGCAGATGAGTACGACGATGCCACCCAAGGAATTAAATTACCTAGAGCTCACCGGTCAGTATCACGATTTACTTAGAGCTTACGACGCTTTGACATATCGCTATAAAATTGTGAAAGAAGACTTAACAAAAACAAACTATGATTGTGTTTCGCTTCTGGACGTTCTTAAGGATGTCGTTGGGCTGATACCCAAAGAACCGGCTAACGAAATGATGACTACAAAATTGCTCTCGGAGTTGGAAAAGTTCAAGACCAACGTTCTTCAACGGTGCGCCGCGCGAGACATGGCTTTCAAACAAGTGACAAATGGCCTCGGACACTATGGCGAGGGCGGCTCAATCTTCTCGGACAGCCACGGATCTCTTGCTGTTCCGGTTCACACCCCTCATACGTCTATCTCTCATATACCCCAGCCTCCACCGCGCAACTCATCCGCCACGTCGTCCTTCCATCCTTATGACCAAAGTCAACTGCCTTATAAGGATATCAGATACAGTGGATCCTCAAACAGGCCCAGAAACTTATCTGTATTTGACCCATTGCAACCTGCAACGCCTTCAATGATCAACACtggtcctcctccacctccaccGGGCGAGCAATCGCCAGCAATTTTAAGTCAAATGCATGAGAGCGACATGTCACACCAATCTGCGCAGCAACCTATGCGTCGTAATTCTCCAGCAATAATGCCATTCTCGGGTTCTCCTGGTCCTGTGCGGCGGTCTTCTCCCGGGCCAGGAAACCTGCCTCCACCGCTGATAATGCAAACATTATCGGGAGTTCCTGCAGAAAGTGCTAAAACGAGATCGTCGTCTGCCAACTCGCTGTCATATCTTCAAAACactgctccagctccttctgGCTCGCCAACAAGCAATCTGAAAAGAGCAGGGTCGGTGCCATCGCAGCCGGTGGCGGAGGAAAAACGATCGAGTCAAACTTACTCACTGAGCAATCCGCCAAGATCGATACCCTCCCAAATGAACCAACGGTCAGTCCACGAACACCAGCAACAACAGACAGCACAGCAAAGCAGAACcaactcctccagctcagTGAGCGCTACATCTGTTCCTGGTTTCCAGAACACGTCGTCAACGACTGTGTATTCTCTCTTGAATCCTCCAAAAGGTCGCTCAGAAGAGCACAAGAGAGAACCTGAAGTACCTGAAGAAAGCGTCAAGAGAATCCGCACCCAATAG
- a CDS encoding putative membrane protein, with the protein MVLIKSLPQKFLGYPLYIGVELVLLYAVINKMCGVYGLLSFLTGHPIDAVQWVYYLSSTAVMILYIQGFRRVQTPNINWFSLVVLVYLLDTVIGFLYTGYFSWLWFSEHDTSVELIARAVTEDLSSQSASEAYELFVTVALTVVTSLVRLYFTVIMLAFFKEMRTAAKFDARFRISSASASSSALRWLNKAQHQSYSVLNRIV; encoded by the exons ATGGTGCTTATAAAAAGCCTACCGCAG AAGTTTTTGGGATACCCACTTTATATAGGCGtggagctggtgctgctCTATGCCGTGATCAATAAGATGTGTGGCGTGTACGGTTTGCTTTCATTCCTAACAGGCCATCCAATCGATGCCGTGCAATGGGTGTACTATCTCTCGTCCACAGCAGTCATGATCCTATATATCCAGGGATTCCGGAGAGTACAAACACCAAATATAAACTGGTTTTCGCTTGTCGTTCTCGTTTATCTGCTCGACACGGTGATCGGATTTTTGTATACAGGTTATTTTTCCTGGTTGTGGTTTTCTGAGCACGATACTTCTGTGGAGCTTATAGCCCGTGCTGTTACGGAGGATCTTTCATCCCAATCTGCATCCGAAGCCTACGAACTATTTGTCACCGTCGCCCTAACGGTTGTTACCAGTTTGGTGCGACTATATTTCACCGTGATTATGTtagcatttttcaaagagatGCGTACAGCAGCTAAATTCGATGCAAGATTCCGCATATCGAGCGCCTCTGCATCCTCGAGCGCTCTCAGATGGCTAAATAAAGCTCAACACCAATCATACAGCGTTCTGAATAGGATTGTTTAA
- a CDS encoding Mitochondrial chaperone BCS1 — translation MTPNLPGEKKPEEPVPIDESKLPGVDMLPSVISGNPYFTAGGGLMVLGGSLALLRKSVGSLASLAYRRMLVDLELRSTDKSYDWFLHWMSNYKHRSSRHLSVQTKYVQHPNGSISTGFSFVPGPGNHWLKYDGAWFYVKRERSERLHNSGVPTETITLTTLYKDKYLLASILDEARAMAMKMAEGKTVLFKSWGQDWRPFGQPRKKRVMDSVVLDYGVKEAIIKDVKEFLQSGKWYHDRGIPYRRGYLLYGPPGSGKTSFIQALAGELDYNIAILNISEPNLTDDRLAYLMNNIPERTILLLEDIDAAFNKREQNREQGYVAGVTFSGLLNALDGVASADEILTFMTTNHPQKLDPALLRPGRIDYKVLIDNATNYQIQQMFLRFYPGEDEKADIFMKKYNELKLPYISTAQLQGLFVQFKESPDAAIDNIEVLKQPHLNNFFYE, via the coding sequence ATGACACCAAATCTGCCcggagaaaaaaagccCGAAGAGCCGGTTCCAATCGACGAGAGCAAGCTACCGGGGGTGGATATGCTGCCTTCGGTAATATCTGGGAACCCATACTTCACGGCCGGTGGAGGCCTCATGGTGCTTGGAGGCTCCTTGGCTCTTCTTCGCAAGTCTGTGGGctctttggccagcttAGCATACCGGCGAATGCTTGTGGATCTGGAGTTACGAAGTACAGATAAATCGTACGATTGGTTTCTTCATTGGATGTCGAACTATAAACACAGATCTTCTAGACATTTAAGCGTTCAGACGAAATACGTCCAGCATCCCAACGGCTCGATCTCCACGGGTTTTTCCTTTGTTCCTGGCCCAGGAAATCATTGGCTAAAATATGACGGAGCCTGGTTCTATGTGAAGCGCGAGCGTTCGGAAAGATTGCATAATTCCGGTGTACCAACAGAGACTATCACATTGACGACATTGTACAAAGACAAATACTTGCTGGCATCGATCCTGGACGAGGCAAGGGCGATGGCAATGAAAATGGCAGAAGGGAAGACGGTTCTATTCAAGTCATGGGGACAGGATTGGAGACCTTTTGGACAACCACGAAAAAAGAGAGTGATGGACTCGGTGGTTCTTGATTATGGTGTTAAAGAGGCTATCATTAAAGATGTGAAAGAGTTTCTTCAGTCGGGAAAGTGGTATCATGATAGAGGAATTCCTTATAGAAGAGGATATCTGCTTTACGGACCACCAGGATCCGGAAAAACCAGCTTCATCCAAGCTCTTGCCGGCGAGCTTGATTATAATATTGCGATATTGAACATTAGTGAGCCCAATTTGACCGATGATAGGCTGGCATATTTGATGAACAATATTCCAGAACGAACCATATTACTGTTGGAGGATATTGATGCTGCTTTCAATAAACGTGAGCAAAATAGAGAACAAGGATACGTTGCTGGGGTGACTTTCAGTGGCCTATTGAATGCTCTAGATGGAGTTGCTTCTGCTGACGAGATCCTTACTTTCATGACTACCAACCACCCGCAAAAATTGGACCCTGCTTTGTTGAGACCGGGAAGAATTGATTACAAAGTGCTGATCGACAACGCAACAAACTATCAGATCCAGCAAATGTTCCTGCGGTTCTATCCTGGAGAAGATGAGAAAGCCGATATTTTCATGAAAAAGTACAATGAGCTCAAGTTGCCTTACATCAGTACGGCACAATTGCAGGGATTATTCGTGCAGTTCAAAGAAAGTCCGGATGCTGCTATCGATAATATCGAGGTGCTGAAACAGCCCCACCTCAACAATTTCTTTTATGAATGA
- a CDS encoding putative ribosomal RNA processing protein (10), with product MSDLNLDDLSLSDSDYSSDEAINRSNSVRGASNQALKEKTELLDKYASHIKVDQIKHRITRDKAERATVEQVLDPRTLRFLSKLFKNGTITEINGCISTGKEANVYYALNSETGKEYAVKIYKTSILVFKDRERYVDGEFRFRNTRNQSNPRKMVRLWAEKEFRNLKRLHAAGIPSPEPVDLKSHVLVMEYLSKGDGWPSPKLKDYEFQDDEEIARFYIRLLIYMRWLYQKCRLVHADLSEYNTIVHKGELYVFDVSQSVEPDHQMSMDFLRMDIKNVNDFFSRTKNINVFPERMIFRFVIDSWSNLITDLIPEKNDRRLALDDPENLDLLEKYLATLPHKTEDDQEDIVFRSLHLVSSLNHLEERDFDKFKSGQVDTLRDLVKESSSEEEDDDEESSEESDDDVDHLEDSEDEEGTPKGKKYEDKEAKKERKKAAKEAAREKRKTKMKKHVKKKLTRKGHK from the coding sequence ATGAGCGACTTGAATCTAGATGACTTGAGTTTGTCGGATTCTGACTACAGCTCTGATGAGGCCATTAATAGGTCTAATTCTGTCAGAGGAGCTTCAAACCAGgctttgaaagaaaaaactGAACTTTTGGACAAATATGCGTCTCACATCAAGGTGGATCAGATCAAACATAGAATTACCAGAGATAAAGCTGAAAGAGCCACAGTGGAACAAGTGCTCGATCCTCGGACGCTGAGATTCTTATCCAAGCTATTTAAAAATGGAACAATCACGGAAATCAATGGATGCATATCAACAGGCAAGGAAGCCAATGTGTATTACGCATTGAACTCAGAAACGGGAAAAGAATATGCTGTCAAGATTTACAAAACCTCCATTTTAGTGTTTAAAGACCGCGAGAGGTATGTTGATGGTGAGTTCAGATTTAGAAATACACGCAACCAGTCGAATCCTCGGAAAATGGTTCGCCTGTGGGCTGAAAAAGAGTTTAGAAATTTAAAACGGTTGCATGCTGCTGGAATCCCTTCTCCTGAGCCAGTGGATCTCAAATCGCATGTTTTGGTGATGGAATATCTTAGCAAAGGAGACGGATggccttctccaaaactgaAAGATTACGAGTTTCAAGATGACGAAGAAATAGCACGCTTTTACATTCGACTGCTTATTTACATGAGATGGCTTTATCAGAAATGTCGGCTGGTGCACGCAGACTTGAGCGAGTACAACACTATTGTGCATAAGGGCGAGCTGTATGTGTTTGATGTTTCTCAGTCTGTGGAGCCTGATCATCAAATGTCAATGGATTTCTTGCGAATGGATATCAAGAACGTGAATGACTTTTTTTCCCGGACAAAAAACATCAATGTTTTTCCCGAAAGAATGATATTTCGGTTTGTGATCGACTCGTGGTCAAACTTGATTACTGACTTGATTCCTGAAAAGAACGATCGGCGACTGGCTTTGGACGACCCTGAGAATTTGGACTTGCTAGAAAAATATCTGGCTACATTACCTCACAAGACTGAAGATGACCAAGAAGACATTGTTTTTAGATCATTGCATTTAGTTAGCTCGCTGAACCATTTGGAAGAGCGCGATTTCGATAAGTTCAAGAGCGGGCAAGTCGACACCTTGAGAGATTTAGTAAAGGAATCTTCAAGtgaggaagaagatgacgatgaggagTCGAGCGAGGAGAGCGATGATGATGTAGATCACCTTGAAGACAgtgaagatgaagaaggAACGCCAAAAGGAAAGAAATACGAAGACAAGGAagccaagaaggagagaAAGAAAGCTGCTAAAGAAGCCGCTAGAGAGAAGCGTAAAACCAAAATGAAAAAGCATGTTAAAAAAAAGCTTACTAGAAAAGGTCATAAATAG